The following coding sequences are from one Kushneria phosphatilytica window:
- a CDS encoding rhodanese-like domain-containing protein → MIDQLLEFVSHHPLLVGAFVVVGVAFMAYEARRNAAGGVSSGEATALINREDGVIVDLRDKSEFRKAHIPGSRNIPNDRLDDRMQELDEHKDKPIIVVCKMGQQSGAAVEKLKKAGFTRAVRLKGGISQWQADNLPTARR, encoded by the coding sequence ATGATTGATCAGCTTCTGGAGTTCGTGAGCCATCACCCTCTGCTGGTGGGTGCCTTTGTGGTAGTGGGTGTGGCCTTCATGGCCTATGAAGCCCGACGTAACGCTGCCGGGGGAGTCTCTTCCGGTGAGGCGACCGCCCTGATCAACCGCGAGGATGGTGTGATCGTCGATCTGCGTGACAAGAGCGAGTTCCGCAAGGCGCATATCCCCGGCTCGCGCAATATTCCCAATGATCGTCTCGACGATCGCATGCAGGAACTCGATGAGCACAAGGACAAGCCGATCATCGTGGTTTGCAAGATGGGACAGCAGTCCGGGGCCGCGGTCGAGAAGCTCAAAAAGGCCGGCTTTACGCGGGCAGTTCGCCTCAAGGGCGGCATCTCGCAGTGGCAGGCCGACAATCTGCCCACCGCTCGTCGCTGA
- the secB gene encoding protein-export chaperone SecB — MSENNATDSTAENGQGEVQFALQRIYVKDISFEAPNSPQIFQQQFQPRVKLDVDTEHTMLGESMYEVTVRVTAHVYNGDEQSTAFLAEVEQAGLFTIAGLSDEQLGHTLGAFCPNVLFPYARECIDNMVGRGSFPALMLAPVNFDAMYAQKQEQRQQQMDS, encoded by the coding sequence ATGTCCGAGAATAACGCCACCGACAGCACAGCCGAGAACGGTCAGGGCGAAGTCCAGTTCGCACTGCAGCGTATTTACGTCAAGGATATCTCCTTCGAAGCGCCCAATTCGCCGCAGATCTTCCAGCAGCAGTTTCAGCCGCGCGTGAAGCTGGACGTCGATACCGAGCACACCATGCTGGGCGAGTCGATGTATGAGGTCACCGTGCGAGTAACGGCGCATGTCTATAATGGCGATGAGCAGTCCACCGCCTTTCTTGCCGAAGTCGAGCAGGCCGGGCTGTTCACCATTGCCGGGCTGAGCGACGAGCAGCTTGGCCATACACTGGGTGCCTTCTGCCCCAATGTACTCTTCCCCTATGCGCGCGAGTGCATCGACAACATGGTCGGACGTGGCAGCTTCCCGGCGCTGATGCTGGCACCGGTCAACTTCGATGCCATGTATGCTCAGAAGCAGGAGCAGCGCCAGCAGCAGATGGACAGCTGA
- a CDS encoding 16S rRNA (uracil(1498)-N(3))-methyltransferase translates to MAAGAPRLYVDAALTPASELILPERVAHHLTRVLRRGVGDEIRLFDGLGTEVSAHIARSERKQVAVHIDALLTPVAESSLTVHLGQAISKGDRMDYAIQKAVELGVAAITPLYTEHGDVALKGERAAKKLAHWQGVAISACEQCGRATVPVIAPAMKLAEWLAMRDEPVRWMLHPGEARLESTTTIARAALLIGPEGGLSEADMAGARTHGFAPLSLGPRILRTETAPVVALSLLQYLHGDLSR, encoded by the coding sequence TTGGCCGCCGGTGCACCACGCCTGTACGTCGATGCCGCGCTGACGCCGGCCAGTGAGCTGATCCTGCCAGAACGGGTGGCCCATCATCTCACCCGAGTGCTCAGACGCGGCGTGGGCGATGAAATTCGCCTGTTTGATGGTCTGGGTACCGAAGTAAGCGCTCACATTGCACGCAGTGAGCGCAAACAGGTGGCAGTCCATATCGATGCGCTACTGACACCGGTGGCAGAGTCGTCGCTGACAGTGCATCTCGGCCAGGCGATCTCCAAGGGGGATCGCATGGATTACGCCATCCAGAAAGCGGTCGAACTGGGTGTGGCGGCGATCACACCGCTTTATACCGAACACGGCGATGTCGCCCTGAAGGGTGAGCGGGCGGCGAAGAAACTGGCCCACTGGCAGGGCGTGGCAATCAGCGCCTGCGAACAGTGCGGCCGAGCAACCGTGCCGGTCATTGCCCCGGCCATGAAGCTTGCCGAATGGCTGGCGATGCGTGACGAGCCGGTGCGCTGGATGCTTCATCCGGGTGAGGCGAGGCTGGAAAGCACCACGACGATCGCGCGCGCTGCGCTGCTGATCGGCCCCGAGGGTGGGCTCAGCGAGGCCGACATGGCTGGCGCCCGCACTCATGGCTTTGCCCCACTGAGCCTTGGGCCGCGCATTCTGCGCACCGAAACGGCGCCGGTGGTGGCGCTGTCACTGCTGCAGTATCTCCATGGTGATCTGAGCCGCTAG
- the poxB gene encoding ubiquinone-dependent pyruvate dehydrogenase — translation MADPTVADILVETLSQAGVQNIWGLPGDSLNGLTESLRRQERIRWRGVRHEEVAALAAGAEADATKRLSVCAGSCGPGNLHLINGLFEAQRANVPMLAIAAQIPSSEVGLGYFQETHPEQLFRECSDYCELVSSPEQMPRVLETAMNTAITQRSVAVIVLPGDVALQPAPVKRVQWSNPVRAVPVPPPEALDELAGMLNEQGRVALLCGYGCDGYHDQVVALAERLKAPVIHALRGKQSLEYDNPYDVGMTGLIGFSSGYHALKECDFLLMLGTNFPYRDFFPEHGRIVQIDERGAHLGRRSPLLRGLVGDVGATLEALLPRLEEKQDRDFLDDSQQHYRKARRGLDELATPREAGEPLHPQYLTARVSAHAAADTVFTCDVGTPTVWAARYLEMNGRRRLTGSFMHGSMATAVPQAMGWQAACPGRQIVALAGDGGITMLMGDLLTMVEQQLPVKVVVYNNETLGFVALEMKAAGFVDTTTNLSAANFAELANALGIRGIRVESSERLDEALEDAFAHDGPVIVDVRTAKQELSIPPRIEAEQAKGFSLYTVRAVMSGRGDEVIDLAKTNWPFRRKK, via the coding sequence GTGGCTGACCCGACCGTAGCCGATATTCTGGTTGAAACCCTGTCCCAGGCCGGTGTGCAGAACATCTGGGGACTGCCGGGCGACTCTCTCAATGGCCTGACCGAAAGCCTGCGCCGTCAGGAGCGCATCCGCTGGCGTGGTGTGCGCCACGAGGAAGTGGCCGCGCTGGCGGCAGGCGCCGAGGCGGATGCCACGAAGAGACTCTCGGTCTGTGCCGGTTCCTGTGGTCCCGGTAATCTGCATCTGATCAATGGTCTGTTCGAGGCCCAGCGTGCCAACGTGCCGATGCTGGCCATTGCCGCCCAGATTCCTTCCAGCGAGGTGGGGCTGGGCTATTTCCAGGAGACCCACCCCGAGCAGCTTTTCCGCGAGTGCAGTGACTACTGTGAGCTGGTCTCTTCGCCCGAGCAGATGCCGCGTGTGCTGGAAACTGCGATGAATACCGCCATCACCCAGCGCAGCGTGGCCGTCATCGTACTGCCCGGCGATGTCGCCCTGCAGCCGGCACCGGTGAAGCGAGTGCAGTGGTCGAACCCGGTACGTGCGGTGCCGGTCCCCCCGCCGGAAGCGTTGGACGAGCTGGCTGGCATGCTCAACGAGCAGGGGCGTGTGGCGCTGTTGTGCGGCTATGGCTGTGATGGCTATCACGACCAGGTGGTGGCGCTTGCCGAACGGCTCAAGGCGCCTGTCATTCATGCCTTGCGGGGCAAGCAGTCGCTGGAGTACGACAATCCCTATGATGTCGGCATGACTGGGCTGATCGGTTTCAGTTCGGGTTATCACGCGCTCAAGGAGTGCGATTTTCTGCTGATGCTGGGGACCAACTTCCCGTATCGCGATTTCTTCCCCGAGCATGGGCGGATCGTGCAGATCGACGAGCGCGGGGCCCATCTCGGCCGGCGCAGTCCTCTGCTGCGCGGGCTGGTCGGCGATGTTGGCGCGACCCTCGAGGCGCTGCTGCCACGTCTGGAAGAGAAACAGGATCGCGACTTTCTCGATGACTCCCAGCAGCACTACCGCAAGGCCCGCCGCGGACTCGATGAGCTTGCCACCCCACGGGAAGCCGGCGAGCCGCTGCACCCCCAGTATCTGACAGCGCGGGTCAGCGCACATGCCGCCGCGGATACCGTGTTTACCTGTGATGTTGGCACGCCCACGGTCTGGGCGGCGCGCTATCTGGAGATGAACGGTCGGCGCCGGCTGACCGGCTCGTTCATGCACGGCTCGATGGCAACCGCCGTGCCCCAGGCGATGGGCTGGCAGGCGGCCTGCCCGGGGCGTCAGATAGTGGCGTTGGCCGGCGATGGCGGGATCACCATGCTGATGGGCGATCTGCTGACCATGGTGGAACAGCAGCTGCCGGTGAAGGTGGTGGTCTACAACAACGAGACGCTGGGTTTTGTGGCGCTGGAGATGAAGGCCGCCGGTTTTGTTGATACCACGACCAATCTTTCCGCGGCCAACTTTGCCGAGCTGGCCAATGCGCTGGGCATTCGCGGCATCCGGGTGGAGTCCTCGGAGCGGCTCGATGAGGCGCTGGAAGATGCTTTTGCCCACGATGGGCCGGTGATCGTCGATGTGCGCACTGCCAAACAGGAGCTCTCGATCCCCCCGCGGATCGAGGCCGAGCAGGCGAAGGGCTTCAGTCTCTACACCGTACGCGCGGTGATGAGCGGTCGTGGCGACGAAGTCATCGATCTGGCGAAGACCAACTGGCCGTTTCGGCGCAAAAAGTAA
- a CDS encoding alkene reductase, translating to MSTLFEPYDLAGIQLDNRIIMAPMTRSRAPNDIPNEMGALYYRQRASAGLIISEGTPVSRQGTGYLYNPGIYGPDQLDGWAKATRAVHERGGVFFAQIWHVGRVSHTSVQIAGAAPVGPSEQQGGMAFGYNEQGIPDMLPASTPRRLATREVREIVRDFAQAAVNARNVGFDGVEIHGANGYLFEQFLNAVVNDRDDEYGGSRENRCRLLIEVVDEVCALIGSHRVGVRLSPHGQLFDMPEYDDNGETYLYLAREFNKRNLAYVHLHDQGGQGMPPLPRDYLKQFRDTYHGNLLFAGNLDKTEAEKLVNDGTIDLPVFGRLFTSNPDLVERMKNDWPLAEYDPNTFYGGDARGYVDFPSYAEEQERQARQRLIDEKS from the coding sequence ATGAGTACACTCTTCGAGCCCTATGACCTGGCCGGCATTCAACTCGACAACCGCATCATCATGGCGCCGATGACCCGCTCGCGGGCGCCGAACGATATCCCCAATGAAATGGGCGCCCTCTACTATCGTCAGCGCGCCAGTGCCGGACTGATCATTTCCGAAGGGACACCGGTCTCCCGTCAGGGCACGGGCTATCTCTACAATCCCGGCATTTACGGCCCCGATCAGCTGGACGGCTGGGCCAAGGCGACCCGGGCGGTACATGAGCGCGGAGGTGTCTTCTTTGCCCAGATCTGGCACGTCGGCCGAGTCTCGCACACCTCGGTACAGATCGCCGGTGCCGCACCAGTCGGCCCCAGTGAACAGCAGGGCGGCATGGCGTTTGGCTATAACGAGCAGGGCATCCCCGATATGCTGCCGGCAAGCACGCCACGCCGGCTGGCCACCCGTGAAGTCCGCGAAATTGTCCGCGACTTTGCCCAGGCCGCGGTCAACGCTCGTAATGTCGGTTTTGATGGCGTGGAGATTCACGGTGCCAACGGCTATCTCTTCGAGCAGTTCCTCAACGCCGTGGTCAATGATCGTGATGACGAGTATGGCGGCTCGCGCGAGAACCGCTGCCGACTGCTGATCGAAGTGGTCGACGAGGTCTGCGCGCTGATCGGCAGCCACCGCGTTGGCGTGCGCCTCTCGCCCCACGGTCAGCTGTTCGATATGCCGGAGTACGACGACAACGGCGAGACTTATCTCTATCTCGCCCGGGAGTTCAACAAGCGCAATCTGGCCTATGTGCATCTGCACGATCAGGGCGGACAGGGCATGCCACCGCTGCCGCGCGACTATCTCAAGCAGTTCCGTGATACCTACCACGGCAACCTGCTGTTCGCCGGTAACCTGGACAAGACCGAGGCCGAGAAGCTGGTCAATGACGGCACCATCGACCTGCCGGTCTTCGGACGGTTGTTCACCTCCAATCCCGACCTGGTCGAGCGGATGAAAAACGACTGGCCGCTGGCGGAGTACGATCCGAATACCTTCTATGGCGGCGATGCGCGGGGCTATGTCGACTTCCCCTCCTACGCCGAAGAGCAGGAGCGCCAGGCCCGGCAGCGCCTGATCGACGAGAAATCCTGA
- the gshB gene encoding glutathione synthase produces the protein MSARTLDMAVVMDPIADVAYKKDTTLAMLWAAQKRGHRLWYLQPEDLYLKEGRAMGRLRRLEAFEDPAHWYRLGDVEAGPLAEMDVILMRQDPPVDSNFINAVHLLGFAEREGVLVVNPTKALLTCNEKLYAQQFPQCLVPTVVSCNEAVLREFHAEQGDTIFKPLDGMGGNGIFHVTPDGRNIGSIIEQLTDRGARQIMAQRYIPEISRGDTRILLIDGEPVPHGLARIPTAGEVRGNLAAGGRGEARALTERDYWLVDQVKDSIREQGLIFVGLDVIGDYITEINVTSPTCVREIDAQTGSDIAGMLMDAIARRFA, from the coding sequence ATGAGTGCACGTACGCTGGATATGGCAGTGGTCATGGACCCCATTGCCGATGTTGCCTACAAGAAGGACACCACCCTGGCCATGCTGTGGGCGGCGCAAAAGCGAGGTCATCGGTTATGGTATCTGCAGCCGGAAGATCTCTATCTGAAGGAGGGGCGCGCCATGGGGAGACTGCGCCGGCTGGAAGCGTTCGAGGATCCGGCACACTGGTATCGGCTGGGTGATGTCGAAGCCGGACCGCTGGCGGAAATGGATGTCATCCTGATGCGTCAGGATCCGCCGGTGGACAGTAACTTCATCAATGCCGTACATCTGCTTGGCTTTGCCGAGCGTGAAGGCGTACTGGTGGTCAATCCCACAAAGGCCCTGCTGACCTGCAACGAGAAGCTCTACGCCCAGCAGTTTCCGCAATGCCTGGTGCCCACCGTGGTGTCCTGTAACGAGGCCGTGTTGCGCGAGTTTCACGCCGAGCAGGGTGACACCATCTTCAAACCGCTTGATGGCATGGGCGGCAATGGCATCTTTCACGTCACCCCTGACGGGCGCAATATCGGCTCGATCATCGAACAGCTGACCGATCGTGGTGCCCGTCAGATCATGGCCCAGCGCTATATTCCCGAGATCAGTCGTGGTGACACCCGCATTCTGCTGATCGACGGCGAACCGGTGCCGCATGGACTGGCGCGTATCCCTACTGCCGGAGAGGTGCGCGGCAATCTGGCAGCCGGGGGCCGGGGTGAGGCGCGAGCACTGACCGAGCGTGACTACTGGCTGGTGGATCAGGTGAAGGACTCGATCCGCGAACAGGGCCTGATCTTCGTCGGGCTGGATGTCATCGGCGATTACATTACCGAAATCAACGTGACCAGTCCGACCTGCGTGCGTGAGATTGATGCCCAGACCGGCAGCGATATCGCCGGCATGCTGATGGATGCTATCGCCCGACGATTCGCATGA
- a CDS encoding YqgE/AlgH family protein: protein MQTLRDHFLMAMPHLEDENFAGTLNYICDHDETGTLGLIVNRPLSLTLEGLFEQLDIDVSDCPHLEMPVLYGGPVHRDRGFILHRGNADEWDSSLQVCESRALTTSMDVLHALAEGRGPEEFLVCLGCAGWQPDQLAEEIKENTWLNVAATDEILFRTPPETRLEAAANRLGVDLALLSRHAGHG from the coding sequence ATGCAAACCCTGCGCGATCATTTCCTGATGGCGATGCCACATCTGGAAGATGAAAACTTCGCTGGCACCCTGAACTACATCTGTGATCACGATGAGACCGGCACGCTGGGTCTGATCGTCAATCGCCCGTTGTCACTGACGCTCGAAGGACTGTTCGAGCAGCTCGATATCGACGTCTCCGATTGCCCGCATCTCGAGATGCCGGTGCTTTACGGGGGACCGGTACATCGTGATCGCGGCTTCATCCTGCATCGGGGCAACGCCGATGAGTGGGACTCCAGCCTGCAGGTCTGTGAATCGCGTGCGCTGACGACTTCGATGGATGTTCTCCATGCGCTGGCCGAAGGGCGCGGACCGGAAGAGTTTCTGGTCTGTCTCGGCTGTGCCGGCTGGCAGCCCGATCAGCTGGCCGAGGAGATCAAGGAGAATACCTGGCTGAACGTGGCGGCAACGGATGAGATTCTCTTTCGTACGCCGCCGGAAACCCGGCTGGAGGCGGCCGCCAACCGGTTGGGCGTGGATCTGGCGCTGCTGTCACGCCATGCCGGTCATGGCTGA
- the ruvX gene encoding Holliday junction resolvase RuvX: protein MSRPGERLIMAFDFGSRRIGVAVGNELLGSASELAPLPCRDGIPDWERVARLIDEWQPALFVVGLPLHMDGSESEMSLRARKFARRLNGRFGRPFEMFDERGSTREAKRIAHEEGHAGNYRQHGVDGIAAELILSQYLSHLEHN from the coding sequence ATGAGCCGCCCGGGCGAGCGGCTGATCATGGCCTTCGACTTCGGTTCACGTCGGATCGGGGTGGCGGTGGGCAACGAGCTGCTGGGCTCGGCTTCCGAGCTTGCGCCATTGCCCTGCCGTGATGGTATTCCTGACTGGGAGCGCGTCGCCCGACTGATCGATGAGTGGCAGCCGGCACTGTTTGTGGTCGGACTGCCGCTGCACATGGATGGCAGTGAATCCGAAATGAGCCTGCGGGCCCGCAAGTTTGCCCGTCGTCTGAACGGTCGTTTCGGCCGGCCATTCGAGATGTTCGATGAGCGGGGCTCCACCCGGGAAGCCAAGCGCATTGCGCATGAAGAGGGGCATGCGGGTAACTATCGCCAACATGGTGTCGATGGCATTGCAGCCGAACTGATCCTGAGCCAATACCTCTCCCACCTCGAGCACAACTGA